One window of Peteryoungia desertarenae genomic DNA carries:
- the purH gene encoding bifunctional phosphoribosylaminoimidazolecarboxamide formyltransferase/IMP cyclohydrolase, which produces MAVASKKIPAPDLVSVQTALLSVSDKSGIVEFAKALHEMGVRLLSTGGTHKVLAQAGLPVKDVSEITGFPEIMDGRVKTLHPLLHGGLLAIRDDEEHVTAMKAHGIEAIDLVVINLYPFEEVRAAGGDYPTTVENIDIGGPAMIRASAKNHAYVTVVTDAADYQEVIAALSESKGKTPYALRQRLAAKAYARTAAYDAAISNWFAEALSLDMPQHRVIGGVLKEKMRYGENPHQSAGFYVNGDQRPGVATATLLQGKQLSYNNINDTDAAFELVAEFPPEQGPACAIIKHANPCGVATGSSLVEAYKRALACDSVSAFGGIIALNQVLDADTATEIVKLFTEVIIAPSVTEEAKAIIAAKPNLRLLTTGALPDPRAPGIVAKTVSGGLLVQSRDNLVVEDLDLKIVTKRAPTPTELEDMKFAFKIAKHVKSNAVIYAKNGQTAGIGAGQMSRVDSARIAAMKAEDAAKALGLAEPLTKGSAVASEAFYPFADGLLAAIAAGATAVIQPGGSMRDEEVIAAANEHDVAMVFTGVRHFRH; this is translated from the coding sequence ATGGCCGTTGCATCCAAAAAAATTCCCGCCCCCGATCTTGTCTCTGTGCAGACGGCGCTTTTGTCAGTCTCCGACAAGAGCGGTATCGTCGAGTTTGCAAAGGCGTTGCATGAGATGGGTGTCCGCCTCCTGTCTACCGGCGGAACGCACAAGGTGCTCGCTCAAGCCGGCTTGCCGGTAAAGGATGTTTCCGAAATCACTGGATTTCCTGAAATCATGGATGGGCGCGTCAAGACGCTCCATCCTCTTCTCCATGGCGGTCTGCTTGCCATTCGCGATGACGAAGAGCATGTGACGGCTATGAAGGCCCATGGCATTGAAGCCATCGATCTCGTTGTGATCAATCTCTATCCGTTCGAGGAAGTTCGGGCTGCAGGCGGAGACTATCCGACCACTGTCGAGAATATCGACATTGGTGGCCCCGCCATGATCCGTGCATCAGCAAAAAACCATGCCTATGTTACGGTGGTCACTGATGCCGCCGACTATCAGGAGGTCATTGCCGCCCTGTCCGAGAGCAAAGGCAAGACGCCATATGCGCTGCGCCAAAGACTGGCTGCCAAAGCCTATGCGCGGACGGCCGCTTATGATGCAGCCATATCCAACTGGTTCGCAGAGGCTCTTTCCCTTGACATGCCGCAGCATCGCGTCATTGGCGGCGTGCTGAAGGAGAAGATGCGCTATGGCGAAAACCCGCATCAAAGCGCTGGCTTCTATGTCAATGGCGACCAGCGCCCTGGTGTTGCAACAGCCACCCTGCTCCAAGGTAAGCAGCTTTCGTACAACAATATCAATGATACGGATGCTGCATTCGAACTGGTAGCCGAGTTTCCGCCTGAACAGGGGCCTGCCTGCGCGATCATAAAACACGCCAACCCCTGCGGTGTCGCAACCGGTTCGAGCCTTGTCGAAGCCTACAAGCGCGCGCTCGCCTGCGATTCGGTATCGGCATTCGGAGGTATCATCGCACTCAACCAGGTGCTCGATGCGGATACCGCTACTGAAATCGTGAAGCTTTTCACCGAGGTCATTATCGCACCGTCGGTGACGGAGGAAGCCAAGGCAATCATTGCTGCAAAGCCAAACCTGCGGCTGCTCACAACCGGTGCTCTGCCCGACCCGCGTGCGCCGGGTATCGTCGCAAAGACGGTGTCGGGCGGGCTTCTGGTTCAGTCGCGTGATAACCTGGTGGTTGAAGACCTTGATCTGAAGATCGTGACCAAGCGAGCGCCCACTCCGACCGAATTGGAAGACATGAAATTTGCGTTCAAGATCGCAAAGCACGTGAAGTCGAACGCGGTTATCTATGCGAAGAACGGTCAAACTGCGGGTATCGGTGCCGGACAGATGAGCCGGGTTGACTCGGCTCGGATTGCAGCCATGAAGGCCGAGGACGCAGCCAAGGCGCTTGGTTTGGCAGAGCCGCTGACCAAGGGTTCGGCGGTTGCCTCAGAAGCCTTTTATCCCTTTGCTGACGGTCTGCTAGCCGCAATTGCTGCCGGTGCCACTGCCGTCATCCAGCCGGGCGGGTCAATGCGCGACGAGGAAGTCATTGCTGCTGCCAATGAGCATGATGTTGCCATGGTCTTCACCGGGGTGCGCCATTTCCGCCATTAA
- a CDS encoding RsmB/NOP family class I SAM-dependent RNA methyltransferase has protein sequence MNDKPAAAKASKSQVRHKSGGRPVGSQNPHKPGLDARFAASKLLAAVVEKRTSLDGMLDQDHGNPAFKALNDADRALVRAILHSALRYLPRIDAIVDELLDTPLPDGAKSLQHHLVVGAAQILYLDVPDHSAVDLAVEQANRDPRNRRFAKLVNAVLRRVSREKNALLAHFDGVPCVPEWFFDRLTQVYGRDHAEAIARAQLEPVMIDLTVKSDPVGWAARLGGRVLPTGTVRLDPFKGAIPALEGFDEGEWWVQDAAAAIPAKLLGDISGLRVADLCSAPGGKTAQLVLAGASVVAIEQSAARLRRLQANLDRLKIHAECRLANLLDIDDAEGFDAILLDAPCSSTGTTRRHPDVFWTKGQADIEKLASLQEKLLRHALTLVKPGGRIVFSNCSIDPSEGESVVARVLADNPHIARVPILPSNWPGLEKAINSLGEFRSTSAIFDWDGGLDGFYAAVMTKV, from the coding sequence TTGAATGATAAACCGGCTGCGGCCAAAGCCAGCAAATCGCAAGTTCGACACAAATCCGGTGGTCGTCCGGTAGGCTCGCAAAATCCCCACAAGCCGGGTCTCGACGCACGCTTCGCAGCGTCAAAGCTCTTGGCCGCAGTTGTCGAAAAGCGAACGTCTCTCGACGGAATGCTTGATCAGGACCATGGCAATCCCGCTTTTAAGGCGCTCAATGATGCTGATCGTGCTCTAGTGCGAGCAATTCTGCATAGCGCCCTGCGTTACCTGCCGCGCATAGATGCAATTGTCGATGAATTGCTCGATACGCCGCTTCCAGATGGCGCGAAATCACTGCAGCATCATTTGGTCGTTGGTGCAGCTCAGATTTTGTATCTGGATGTGCCAGACCATTCAGCCGTCGATCTTGCCGTAGAGCAAGCCAACAGAGACCCTCGAAATCGTCGCTTTGCGAAGCTGGTCAATGCGGTATTGCGACGTGTTTCGCGGGAGAAGAACGCCCTGCTGGCGCATTTCGACGGTGTTCCCTGCGTGCCCGAGTGGTTCTTTGATCGCCTCACGCAGGTCTACGGACGGGATCATGCGGAGGCAATTGCCCGCGCACAGCTTGAACCTGTAATGATTGACCTTACTGTCAAGTCAGACCCGGTCGGGTGGGCGGCGCGGCTTGGCGGCAGGGTACTTCCAACGGGCACTGTTAGGCTTGATCCTTTCAAGGGCGCAATACCTGCCCTTGAAGGCTTTGATGAGGGCGAATGGTGGGTGCAGGACGCAGCAGCAGCGATACCTGCGAAGCTTCTTGGTGACATAAGCGGGCTACGTGTCGCCGACCTCTGCTCCGCTCCCGGCGGCAAGACTGCGCAGCTGGTTTTGGCAGGTGCCAGTGTTGTTGCAATTGAGCAATCAGCCGCGAGACTGCGGCGTCTTCAGGCCAATCTTGATCGGTTGAAGATCCATGCCGAATGTCGTCTGGCAAATTTGCTCGATATTGACGACGCGGAGGGTTTCGATGCAATCCTTCTGGATGCCCCCTGTTCTTCGACCGGGACAACGCGGCGTCATCCTGACGTTTTCTGGACAAAAGGCCAGGCCGATATCGAAAAGCTTGCCAGCCTTCAGGAAAAATTGCTGCGACACGCACTGACACTTGTCAAACCCGGCGGACGGATTGTTTTCTCCAATTGCTCAATTGATCCGTCGGAAGGCGAGAGTGTCGTGGCACGCGTACTTGCCGATAATCCTCACATAGCGCGTGTGCCCATCTTGCCCTCAAACTGGCCCGGATTAGAAAAAGCCATCAATTCCTTGGGGGAATTCCGTTCCACATCAGCCATTTTCGACTGGGATGGTGGACTGGATGGGTTTTATGCTGCAGTGATGACTAAAGTTTAA
- the acs gene encoding acetate--CoA ligase: protein MSGKTYPVLKAAKARALIDDEKYLKWYEESVEDPEKFWGKHGKRIDWFKPYTKVKNTSFKGRVPIKWFEDGLTNVSYNCIDRHLKTNGEKVAIIWEGDNPYIDKKVTYNELYDHVCRMANVLKKHGVKKGDRVTIYMPMIPEAAYAMLACARIGAVHSIVFGGFSPEALAGRIVDCESTFVITCDEGVRGGKPVPLKENTDIAIDIAAKQYVMVNKVLVVRRTGGKIGWAPGRDIWYHQEVHTVKGDCPPVKMKAEDPLFILYTSGSTGKPKGVMHTTGGYLVYASMTHEYVFDYQEGDIYWCTADVGWVTGHSYIVYGPLANCATTLMFEGIPTFPDQGRFWEVVEKHKVNIFYTAPTAIRSLMGAGDDFVKRSDRSSLRLLGSVGEPINPEAWEWYFNVVGEQKCPIVDTWWQTETGGIMITPLPGATALKPGSATRPFFGIKAELVDNEGQVLEGAADGNLCITDSWPGQARSVYGDHDRFVQTYFSTYKGKYFTGDGCRRDEDGYYWITGRVDDVLNVSGHRLGTAEVESALVSHHLVSEAAVVGYPHNIKGQGIYCYVTLMAGHDGNEELRKELIKHVRTEIGPIASPDKIQFAPGLPKTRSGKIMRRILRKIAEDDFGSLGDTSTLADPGVVDDLIENRQNRSA from the coding sequence ATGTCAGGCAAAACCTATCCGGTGCTGAAAGCTGCAAAAGCACGGGCTCTGATCGACGACGAAAAATACCTGAAATGGTATGAGGAAAGCGTCGAAGATCCGGAAAAGTTCTGGGGCAAGCACGGCAAGCGCATCGATTGGTTCAAGCCCTATACCAAGGTCAAGAACACGTCCTTCAAGGGGCGGGTACCGATCAAGTGGTTTGAAGACGGCCTGACCAATGTTTCCTACAATTGCATCGATCGTCATCTGAAGACCAATGGTGAGAAAGTCGCCATCATCTGGGAAGGTGACAATCCCTATATCGACAAGAAGGTCACCTACAACGAGCTTTACGACCATGTGTGCCGCATGGCGAACGTGCTGAAAAAGCATGGCGTAAAGAAAGGTGACCGCGTCACGATTTACATGCCGATGATTCCCGAAGCGGCCTATGCCATGCTGGCATGCGCACGTATCGGGGCTGTTCATTCGATCGTCTTCGGCGGCTTCTCGCCAGAGGCGCTGGCGGGTCGTATCGTGGATTGCGAATCCACATTCGTCATTACCTGCGATGAAGGTGTCCGTGGCGGCAAGCCCGTTCCGCTCAAGGAAAACACTGATATCGCAATCGACATTGCCGCCAAGCAATATGTGATGGTGAACAAGGTGCTGGTCGTTCGCCGAACCGGCGGCAAGATCGGCTGGGCGCCGGGTCGCGACATCTGGTATCATCAGGAAGTTCACACCGTTAAGGGTGACTGCCCGCCGGTCAAGATGAAGGCGGAAGATCCGCTTTTCATCCTCTACACCTCAGGCTCAACAGGTAAACCCAAGGGTGTCATGCACACGACCGGAGGCTATCTGGTCTATGCTTCGATGACTCATGAATACGTCTTCGACTATCAGGAAGGTGACATCTACTGGTGCACCGCCGACGTCGGCTGGGTCACGGGTCATTCCTACATCGTCTACGGGCCGCTGGCGAACTGTGCGACCACGCTCATGTTCGAGGGCATTCCCACTTTCCCTGATCAGGGACGCTTTTGGGAAGTTGTCGAGAAGCATAAGGTCAACATCTTCTATACGGCTCCGACCGCCATCCGTTCGTTGATGGGTGCCGGAGACGACTTTGTGAAGCGGTCCGACCGTTCGTCGCTCCGTCTTCTCGGATCCGTCGGTGAACCAATCAACCCGGAAGCCTGGGAATGGTACTTCAACGTGGTTGGTGAGCAGAAATGCCCGATCGTTGATACCTGGTGGCAGACCGAAACCGGCGGCATCATGATCACGCCGCTGCCGGGTGCAACGGCGCTCAAGCCGGGGTCGGCAACCCGTCCCTTCTTCGGGATCAAGGCCGAGCTCGTCGATAATGAGGGTCAGGTTCTCGAAGGGGCGGCAGACGGCAATCTCTGCATTACCGACAGCTGGCCGGGGCAGGCGCGTTCGGTCTATGGCGATCACGACCGCTTCGTGCAGACCTATTTCTCCACCTATAAGGGGAAGTATTTCACCGGCGACGGCTGCCGCCGCGATGAAGACGGTTATTACTGGATCACAGGTCGCGTGGATGACGTCCTGAACGTGTCGGGTCACCGACTGGGAACCGCCGAAGTCGAGTCGGCGCTCGTCTCGCACCATCTGGTGTCCGAAGCTGCAGTCGTAGGCTATCCGCACAACATCAAGGGCCAGGGCATTTACTGCTACGTGACCCTGATGGCCGGCCATGACGGAAACGAGGAACTCCGCAAGGAACTGATCAAGCATGTGCGCACGGAGATCGGACCGATTGCCTCGCCGGACAAGATCCAGTTCGCGCCCGGCCTGCCGAAGACACGTTCCGGCAAGATCATGCGTCGAATTCTTCGCAAGATCGCAGAGGATGATTTTGGTTCGCTCGGCGATACGTCGACGCTCGCAGATCCAGGCGTTGTGGACGATCTCATCGAAAACAGACAAAACCGAAGCGCCTGA
- a CDS encoding heparinase II/III family protein, with product MRIADRRRLVVLNLAEVWRRGLLALSYLRPTTVRGFGVNIQRLVVAPTDLRAVDPFIAEEICAGRFPLAGQVVEAGESSPFVLELPSRRYALRLHGFSWLRHIRADKSPLACARARRIVDDWIALHGSRINGVAWEPEVMAQRIVAWLSHSPIVLQDADAGFYRRFLASLSHQAGHLMRIAPYVADGLPKLQVRIALAMMAISTDAPKAVRRRADRQLNKEIERQILADGTHVSRNPQIMLELLFDLLPLRQTYINLGHEVPSKLIPAIDRIYPAVRFFRHSSGDMALFNGATSALATDLMSVLRYDETAGQPFKALPHGEYQRMSAGGTVLLVDTGCPAPGFLSRSVHAGCLSFELSSGRNRFIINCGSPRYAGEKYQQMARVTAAHSTVCVGDVSSCRFSKSAFLGPIVAEGVSRVTLDRQTGPDGSDRLIASHNGYLHRFGLIHEREIRLNEVGNKLAGRDRLLSADCIPVETFTFSDVIARFHVHPAIALQRIDERSVRLLASDGESWTFSTPAGGLSIREDVFFADVSGIRQSQQIEMVFGGPEIRWFLTRHA from the coding sequence ATGCGTATTGCGGATCGCCGAAGACTTGTGGTCTTAAACCTCGCCGAAGTCTGGCGGCGTGGGCTATTGGCTCTTTCCTATCTGCGGCCCACAACGGTGCGCGGCTTTGGAGTCAACATCCAGCGACTTGTCGTAGCGCCGACCGATCTAAGGGCGGTCGACCCATTCATTGCCGAAGAGATTTGCGCGGGTCGGTTTCCGCTGGCTGGTCAAGTGGTCGAAGCCGGTGAGTCCAGTCCCTTTGTACTTGAGCTTCCATCTCGGCGTTATGCCTTACGGCTCCATGGTTTCAGTTGGCTTCGGCACATCAGGGCTGACAAATCTCCCCTCGCCTGCGCGCGCGCCCGTCGCATCGTCGATGACTGGATTGCGCTGCATGGTAGCCGCATCAATGGTGTCGCCTGGGAACCCGAAGTCATGGCACAACGAATCGTTGCCTGGCTATCGCACTCACCTATCGTTCTGCAGGACGCTGATGCCGGTTTCTACCGACGTTTCCTCGCCAGCTTGAGCCACCAGGCCGGACATTTGATGCGGATTGCACCTTATGTAGCGGATGGGTTGCCGAAACTGCAGGTTCGGATTGCCCTTGCTATGATGGCTATATCGACGGATGCCCCTAAAGCGGTCCGTCGCAGAGCAGATAGGCAATTGAACAAGGAAATCGAGCGTCAGATTCTGGCGGACGGGACGCATGTGTCTCGCAATCCACAAATCATGCTTGAACTGCTGTTTGATCTTTTGCCTCTCAGACAGACTTATATCAATCTCGGTCACGAGGTTCCCTCGAAACTGATCCCGGCGATTGACCGGATCTATCCCGCTGTGCGCTTCTTCAGGCACAGCAGCGGCGACATGGCGCTCTTCAACGGCGCGACATCGGCCCTTGCGACGGACCTGATGTCAGTCCTGCGTTATGATGAGACGGCAGGACAGCCGTTCAAGGCCTTGCCCCATGGCGAGTATCAACGGATGTCAGCCGGAGGCACCGTGCTTCTTGTGGACACGGGATGCCCTGCGCCCGGCTTCCTGTCTCGATCAGTCCATGCGGGTTGTTTGTCATTCGAGTTGTCTTCGGGGCGTAACAGGTTCATCATCAACTGTGGCTCGCCTCGTTATGCTGGCGAAAAATATCAACAAATGGCACGGGTAACCGCCGCCCACTCCACGGTTTGCGTGGGCGATGTGTCGTCTTGTCGCTTTTCAAAGTCGGCCTTCCTCGGTCCGATTGTGGCAGAAGGCGTTTCCCGCGTCACACTCGATCGCCAGACAGGCCCTGATGGAAGTGACAGGTTGATTGCTTCCCACAATGGTTATCTCCACCGCTTCGGTCTCATCCATGAGCGAGAAATCCGCCTGAACGAAGTGGGAAACAAGCTCGCCGGACGAGACCGACTCCTGTCAGCAGACTGCATCCCGGTCGAGACGTTCACATTCAGTGACGTGATTGCCCGTTTTCACGTACATCCGGCAATAGCATTGCAGCGGATAGATGAGCGATCAGTCAGGCTGCTGGCCTCTGATGGTGAAAGCTGGACATTCTCAACCCCTGCCGGCGGTCTGTCGATCCGCGAGGACGTGTTCTTCGCGGATGTTTCTGGAATCAGACAATCACAACAGATTGAGATGGTGTTTGGTGGACCGGAAATCCGCTGGTTTTTGACGCGTCATGCTTGA
- a CDS encoding MFS transporter: MADVIGSETVKHGQINKGVASWMMFDWAAQPFFTVVTTFIFGPYFVNRMTSDSVAAQTAWSTTATIAGIIIAVLAPILGSIADKSGSRKPWIAAFAVVKILSLSLLWTAAPGAPVVWVATLFILATVAAEFSIVFNDSMMPRLVNSQDVGRVSNIAWGLGYLGGMLVLISIVLFVAGSPETGKTILGIDPLFGLDPEQGEDARITGPISALWYLVFILPMFLFTPDAAKGKALGAAVSSGLREIRNTLAEVKTRPSIFRFLIARMIYQDGVNGILILGGVFAAAMFGWSTMEMGIYGIILNIVAIFGCLIAGRIDLTLGSKTVIIIGLLLLLTATLGIVSTGSDYTLFGLMSLPIVTTEGLFATPAEKAYIVYGVLIGLAFGPVQASSRSYLARSVSIDESGRYFGLYALSGRATSFLATLSFSVLTAWTASPQIGMASMIVFLGGGLLLLIGTPYPAKEKSAAL, from the coding sequence ATGGCCGACGTCATAGGCAGCGAAACGGTGAAGCATGGGCAGATCAACAAGGGCGTAGCCAGTTGGATGATGTTCGACTGGGCGGCGCAGCCCTTCTTCACCGTGGTGACGACCTTCATCTTCGGACCCTATTTTGTTAACCGAATGACGAGTGATAGCGTCGCAGCCCAGACTGCCTGGAGCACGACGGCGACGATTGCCGGCATCATCATCGCAGTGCTTGCTCCGATCCTTGGGTCGATCGCAGACAAATCCGGATCGCGCAAACCCTGGATCGCCGCCTTTGCGGTGGTGAAAATCCTCAGCTTGTCACTGCTCTGGACAGCCGCACCCGGCGCGCCGGTGGTCTGGGTGGCGACGCTTTTCATTCTTGCCACAGTCGCGGCTGAGTTCTCGATCGTCTTCAACGATTCGATGATGCCCCGGCTGGTCAACAGTCAGGATGTCGGTCGAGTCTCCAACATAGCCTGGGGGTTAGGTTATCTCGGAGGAATGCTCGTGCTGATTTCGATCGTTCTGTTTGTCGCCGGAAGTCCGGAGACGGGCAAGACCATCCTCGGCATCGACCCGTTATTCGGCCTTGATCCTGAACAGGGCGAAGACGCCCGTATCACCGGCCCGATTTCTGCGCTCTGGTACCTTGTCTTCATCTTGCCGATGTTCTTGTTCACCCCGGATGCAGCCAAGGGCAAGGCTCTGGGCGCGGCCGTCAGTTCTGGCCTTCGGGAAATCCGTAACACCCTGGCGGAAGTAAAGACCCGTCCCTCGATTTTCCGCTTCCTGATTGCGCGCATGATCTACCAGGACGGGGTCAATGGCATTCTGATCCTCGGCGGTGTCTTTGCTGCCGCCATGTTCGGTTGGTCGACCATGGAAATGGGCATTTACGGGATCATCTTGAACATCGTCGCCATCTTCGGGTGCCTGATTGCGGGTCGGATTGACCTGACGCTTGGATCGAAGACGGTCATCATCATCGGGCTGTTACTGCTGCTGACCGCGACACTTGGTATCGTCTCGACCGGATCCGACTACACGCTGTTCGGGCTGATGAGCCTTCCTATCGTGACGACGGAGGGGCTCTTCGCAACACCGGCAGAAAAAGCCTATATCGTCTATGGAGTGTTGATTGGACTCGCCTTCGGCCCGGTTCAGGCATCCTCACGCTCCTATCTGGCACGGAGCGTGTCGATTGACGAATCGGGACGCTACTTCGGCCTCTACGCCTTGTCGGGTCGCGCAACCAGTTTTCTCGCCACGCTCTCTTTCTCGGTATTGACGGCCTGGACCGCATCTCCGCAGATTGGCATGGCGAGCATGATCGTCTTTCTTGGCGGCGGGCTGTTGCTGCTCATTGGAACGCCTTATCCGGCAAAAGAGAAATCCGCCGCCTTATGA
- a CDS encoding DUF1013 domain-containing protein — translation MAQTLLMPKATAVWLVDNTALSFDQIAQFCKLHPLEVKAIADGEAAQGIKGLDPISTGQLSRDEIARAEKDPNHKLKLSDPKVRVPDSKRRGPRYTPVSKRQDRPNAILWLVRNHPELKDAQISRLVGTTKSTIEQIRDRTHWNSANLTPMDPVTLGLCSQIDLDMEVEKASRGRPLPTAAELGATLQSATETENLDFSYQREEEKEIDANAVFAKLQSLKSDRRNDDDDDQY, via the coding sequence ATGGCTCAGACCCTGCTTATGCCGAAAGCGACTGCCGTTTGGCTCGTCGACAACACCGCGCTGTCATTCGATCAGATCGCGCAGTTTTGCAAATTGCACCCACTTGAAGTGAAAGCGATTGCTGACGGAGAAGCGGCCCAGGGCATCAAGGGCCTGGATCCAATTTCGACGGGCCAGCTTTCGAGGGATGAAATCGCGCGTGCCGAGAAGGACCCGAACCATAAGCTCAAGCTGTCTGATCCAAAGGTACGTGTTCCTGATTCGAAACGTCGGGGTCCTCGTTACACACCGGTATCGAAGCGTCAGGATCGTCCGAATGCCATTCTCTGGTTGGTGCGCAATCATCCGGAGCTGAAAGATGCGCAGATTTCGCGCCTGGTTGGCACAACCAAGAGCACCATCGAGCAGATTCGAGACCGAACCCATTGGAACTCTGCCAACCTGACCCCAATGGATCCGGTGACGCTTGGGCTTTGCAGCCAGATTGATCTCGATATGGAAGTCGAGAAGGCATCTCGCGGACGTCCGCTGCCGACAGCTGCCGAACTCGGCGCAACGCTGCAGTCTGCGACGGAAACCGAAAACCTTGACTTCAGCTATCAGCGTGAAGAAGAGAAGGAAATCGATGCCAATGCCGTCTTTGCAAAGCTTCAGTCGCTGAAATCCGACCGCCGCAACGACGACGATGACGACCAGTACTGA
- a CDS encoding thermonuclease family protein yields MNAEIIRVIDGDTVLVDAHPWPDHRITTYVRLRGIDAPELKSKCQSERAAAKRACAELTKLLEADTRVTLTSISGDKYFGRVVADLTAADGKRPAEMLLATGHVAPYGGRTKPRRACDD; encoded by the coding sequence GTGAACGCTGAAATCATTCGGGTGATTGACGGGGATACAGTTCTGGTTGATGCACACCCTTGGCCCGATCACCGGATAACGACCTATGTGCGTCTCCGAGGCATCGATGCGCCAGAACTGAAGTCAAAATGTCAAAGCGAACGAGCCGCAGCCAAGAGGGCCTGCGCCGAGCTTACCAAACTGTTGGAAGCCGACACCAGGGTGACACTTACCAGCATCTCTGGCGACAAGTATTTTGGCCGCGTCGTGGCTGATCTCACAGCCGCCGATGGAAAACGGCCAGCGGAAATGCTGCTCGCGACCGGTCATGTTGCGCCTTATGGGGGACGAACCAAGCCGAGACGAGCCTGCGATGATTGA
- the htpX gene encoding zinc metalloprotease HtpX, with translation MNLMRTAMLLAFMTALFMGVGFLIGGRGGMMIALLIAAAMNFFSYWNSDKMVLKAYRAQEVDERSAPEFYNMVKELAQNAALPMPKVYVFDNPQPNAFATGRNPENSAVAASTGLLRRLSPEEVAGVMAHELAHIENRDTLTMTLTATLAGAISMLSNFAFLFSAGRDDRNNPLGFIGVLVAMIVAPLAAMLVQMAISRTREYAADRRGAEICGNPRWLASALQKIAGDASQIENVAAERNPATAHMFIINPLNGRRMDNLFSTHPDTRNRIEALMGMTDIGPGVSTPREPAAKATRKTRSVPNSGWGRGGSETPKGPWN, from the coding sequence ATGAACCTTATGCGCACTGCAATGCTGCTGGCTTTCATGACGGCACTGTTCATGGGCGTCGGCTTCCTGATCGGAGGGCGTGGCGGGATGATGATCGCCTTGCTGATCGCGGCGGCAATGAACTTCTTTTCCTACTGGAACTCCGACAAGATGGTCCTGAAAGCGTACAGGGCCCAGGAAGTCGATGAGCGGAGTGCGCCGGAATTCTACAACATGGTCAAGGAGCTCGCTCAAAACGCAGCGCTTCCGATGCCAAAGGTCTATGTCTTCGATAATCCACAGCCCAATGCCTTTGCTACGGGCCGCAACCCCGAGAACTCCGCTGTTGCGGCATCTACCGGGCTCTTGCGTCGGCTTTCGCCCGAGGAGGTTGCCGGCGTCATGGCCCATGAGCTTGCGCATATTGAAAATCGAGACACCTTGACAATGACGCTGACGGCCACGCTCGCCGGGGCCATTTCCATGCTTTCCAACTTTGCCTTCCTCTTTTCTGCCGGGCGTGATGATCGCAACAATCCGCTGGGGTTTATTGGTGTCCTCGTCGCCATGATTGTTGCGCCGCTCGCTGCCATGCTCGTTCAAATGGCCATCAGCCGCACACGGGAATATGCAGCAGACCGCCGCGGAGCGGAGATCTGCGGTAATCCCCGCTGGCTCGCCTCCGCGCTGCAGAAAATTGCAGGTGATGCATCTCAGATCGAGAATGTCGCCGCGGAGCGTAATCCCGCCACTGCTCACATGTTCATCATCAATCCGTTGAACGGGCGCCGGATGGATAATCTGTTTTCAACGCATCCCGATACCCGTAACCGTATCGAAGCGCTGATGGGAATGACCGACATTGGCCCGGGGGTATCGACGCCTCGCGAACCGGCTGCTAAGGCAACGCGCAAGACGCGGTCGGTGCCCAATTCGGGATGGGGCCGTGGTGGCTCTGAAACGCCAAAGGGACCGTGGAATTGA
- a CDS encoding DUF1674 domain-containing protein, giving the protein MSEDREVETAEVEKRKELSPAAQRALAEAEERRAREKPLDLPPEVGGRGGADPARFGDWEIKGRAIDF; this is encoded by the coding sequence ATGTCAGAAGATCGTGAAGTCGAAACGGCAGAAGTTGAAAAGCGGAAGGAATTGTCACCTGCTGCCCAGCGAGCCCTGGCTGAAGCGGAGGAGCGACGTGCCAGAGAGAAGCCACTCGACCTGCCACCCGAAGTCGGTGGTCGAGGTGGCGCTGATCCCGCCCGTTTTGGTGACTGGGAGATCAAGGGGCGTGCAATTGACTTCTGA